A genomic segment from Spinacia oleracea cultivar Varoflay chromosome 3, BTI_SOV_V1, whole genome shotgun sequence encodes:
- the LOC130469471 gene encoding DNA repair protein XRCC3 homolog — translation MATSVNKITTRCSEIDSMLSGGITIGEVTEVCGENASGDLETLNGNPLDYITTKQVDTPHEIPDVLEWTVKLIKMSQNSSMPIRVVVIDSIGSMFTGHFENNVVGSTERKDLIQAIGYGLRTIAASNHVAVVVANNVIDVFPSDHDTTQNFIISSGRKVRPALGASWTRNVRTRLMLSKRFNSFTQQIDRFINIAFSPSLEVDACMFNITEEGIVGVCS, via the exons ATGGCTACTAGTGTAAACAAAATCACAACGAGATGCAGTGAAATCGATTCGATGTTGAGTGGGGGAATAACAATCGGTGAAGTGACTGAGGTGTGTGGCGAAAATGCATCAG GGGACCTTGAAACATTAAATGGAAATCCTTTGGATTACATAACTACAAAGCAAGTTGACACTCCTCATGAAATACCGGATGTGCTAGAATGGACTGTAAAACTTATTAAAATGTCTCAAAATTCATCAATGCCAATCCGCGTTGTTGTTATTGATTCAATAGGTAGTATGTTCACTGGTCATTTTGAAAACAATGTTGTTGGCTCAACCGAAAGAAAGGATCTTATACAAGCTATTGGTTATGGGTTACGTACAATTGCCGCATCCAATCATGTTGCCGTTGTTGTGGCTAACAATGTGATTGACGTATTTCCATCTGATCACGATACAACGCAAAATTTCATTATATCGTCCGGGAGAAAGGTCCGTCCGGCTTTGGGCGCCTCATGGACACGCAATGTACGCACTCGTCTAATGTTGTCCAAAAGATTTAATTCGTTTACCCAACAAATTGACAGATTTATAAACATTGCATTTTCACCATCATTAGAGGTAGATGCATGTATGTTCAACATCACTGAAGAGGGGATTGTCGGTGTTTGTAGTTAA
- the LOC110788891 gene encoding protein FAR1-RELATED SEQUENCE 5-like: MAWVDLNESVPDLNENVPESSQYRLITDGQEVIVNPPSVGMCFTTGHEFFEFCQLYAFKEGFEMFIKSNKLKKEYKEKGVSKSGVGKYEAKPHMMELIRLKCKKGGVKKGVGSNVTGCKMNIYGVSRYGLFTILTCDLQHNHPLNPDCSRLMVNYRCIDGTTFKRAMINDMGGVSISKNFGTHLIEKGGYENITFNNRDLRNAINVERRSSRFSAADAAGLDAYFKAQRDLHPEFYSSIQVDDDGVFTNAFWSDARSRGTCKYFGDVITFDTTFACNRYRIPFAPFIGVNHHGKSIIFAAALISHENTPSFVWVFEEFLKCMGKAPLGILTDQDKAICRAIELVFPGVRHRLCLWHMLQNASKNLGSLSDWKKIDTLIRTAIHDLIDPDEFDEAWCHVMDEYGLRGPGWMKDAYDNRRQWAPAYNRGKFWAGMSSTQRSEGMNRFFKTHVNLDCGLVLFIHNYEYCMRIKAEEEKQDNFDNIDKPAKIDVDKSVLVEYVLVKTYTSEKFAEVVKERRGLTHTNVTKTSCHGSVVLYRADEKLTSPFWRKRFKSYDVRVDKENGDLHCSCNLFEFTGILCRHIMRAMDVEDFQFVPEKYILQRWMKCVRSYESIRVSYFDPLESIRLGKAKELSQRHNYLSELAMRNDDALRLYKEAMDVVRLKMEDVVGIRKTGEKGDDLICWWDPDARNVFGRRRLRPREFGERARLRDVEPVVDENRIKTPVDKRHTGRAKTKRNAPFGGKAGGNSKNKKVVTEEEVIANEELICNAFGNLPSYRARQQHANHVGGTYAENVPQSSNVHPSQSSQAHPSQLHLSQDYSQSFEFDINDWRTRF; encoded by the exons ATGGCTTGGGTAGACCTAAACGAAAGTGTCCCTGATCTGAATGAAAATGTTCCTGAAAGCTCACAATATAGATTAATAACTGATGGACAAGAAGTTATCGTTAACCCTCCTAGTGTAGGGATGTGTTTTACAACGGGCCATGAGTTTTTCGAATTTTGTCAGTTGTATGCCTTCAAAGAAGGATTTGAGATGTTTATCAAAAGTAATAAGCTGAAAAAAGAGTACAAAGAAAAGGGAGTATCTAAGTCTGGTGTGGGAAAGTATGAGGCAAAGCCTCATATGATGGAACTTATTAGATTAAAATGCAAGAAGGGAGGGGTGAAAAAAGGTGTTGGGTCTAATGTGACCGGTTGTAAGATGAATATTTACGGTGTAAGTAGATATGGGCTATTTACTATATTGACTTGTGACTTGCAACACAATCATCCTTTAAATCCTGACTGTAGTAGACTGATGGTTAATTATAGATGTATAGACGGTACTACATTTAAGAGGGCGATGATCAATGACATGGGTGGTGTTAGCATAAGTAAGAACTTTGGTACGCATCTAATTGAAAAGGGAGGTTATGAAAATATTACATTTAATAATAGAGACTTAAGGAACGCAATCAACGTCGAACGTCGTTCATCAAGATTTAGTGCTGCGGATGCCGCAGGACTCGATGCTTACTTTAAGGCACAACGTGATTTGCATCCCGAGTTTTATAGCTCAATACAAGTAGATGATGATGGTGTTTTTACGAATGCATTTTGGTCGGATGCACGTAGTAGGGGTACATGCAAATATTTTGGGGATGTTATTACTTTTGATACTACTTTCGCATGCAACCG gtATCGGATTCCATTTGCTCCATTCATTGGTGTAAACCATCATGGCAAATCAATTATATTTGCTGCGGCCTTAATTTCCCATGAAAATACTCCCTCATTTGTTTGGGTATTTGAAGAATTCCTGAAGTGTATGGGGAAGGCACCACTAGGCATCTTAACCGACCAAGACAAAGCAATTTGTAGAGCAATTGAGCTAGTCTTCCCGGGCGTCCGTCACAGACTATGTTTGTGGCACATGCTCCAGAATGCTAGTAAGAACCTAGGTAGTCTCAGTGATTGGAAGAAAATAGACACCCTGATCAGAACTGCAATACATGATCTGATTGATCCAGATGAGTTCGATGAAGCTTGGTGTCATGTGATGGATGAGTACGGTTTAAGGGGTCCTGGGTGGATGAAGGACGCGTATGATAACAGGCGTCAGTGGGCTCCGGCATATAATAGAGGAAAGTTTTGGGCAGGTATGTCTTCTACACAAAGGAGTGAGGGTATGAATAGATTTTTTAAAACTCACGTGAACTTAGATTGTGGTTTAGTTTTGTTCATTCATAATTATGAATATTGTATGAGGATAAAAGCtgaggaagagaaacaagataaTTTTGATAACATTGATAAGCCTGCTAAGATTGATGTTGATAAGAGTGTTTTAGTTGAGTATGTATTGGTTAAGACGTACACTAGTGAGAAGTTTGCTGAGGTTGTTAAAGAGCGTAGAGGATTGACACACACAAATGTCACGAAAACCTCATGTCATGGATCAGTGGTGTTGTATAGAGCTGATGAAAAACTAACCTCACCGTTTTGGCGGAAAAGGTTTAAAAGTTATGATGTTAGGGTGGATAAGGAAAATGGTGATTTACATTGCTCttgtaacttgtttgaatttacGGGAATACTTTGTAGACATATAATGCGTGCAATGGATGTAGAGGATTTTCAATTTGTTCCAGAAAAGTACATACTACAACGGTGGATGAAGTGTGTTAGGTCGTACGAGAGCATTCGAGTATCTTACTTCGACCCTCTTGAATCTATCAGATTGGGCAAAGCCAAAGAGCTTTCACAACGGCATAATTACTTGTCTGAATTAGCTATGCGTAATGATGATGCACTTCGGTTGTACAAGGAGGCTATGGATGTTGTGCGGCTAAAAATGGAGGATGTAGTCGGAATACGAAAGACTGGGGAAAAAGGGGACGACCTTATATGTTGGTGGGACCCAGATGCGAGAAATGTATTTGGTCGTCGAAGGCTACGTCCACGAGAATTTGGTGAGAGAGCCAGATTAAGGGATGTAGAACCGGTCGTGGACGAGAACAGGATCAAAACACCGGTTGACAAACGGCATACTGGTAGGGCAAAGACAAAAAGGAATGCTCCTTTTGGTGGAAAGGCCGGTGGGAATTCTAAGAACAAAAAAGTGGTTACTGAAGAGGAAGTTATTGCTAATGAg GAACTTATTTGCAACGCATTTGGAAATCTTCCAAGTTACCGTGCTAGGCAACAACACGCGAATCACGTTGGGGGTACATATGCGGAGAACGTCCCACAAAGTTCTAATGTACATCCTTCTCAAAGTTCTCAAGCACACCCGTCCCAATTACATTTGTCTCAGGATTATTCACAGTCATTTGAATTTGATATTAACGATTGGCGCACCAGATTTTAA